The DNA window gttagctctggtggtggggaatGCGCCAGGGCTAAAAAcgcattttttttaagttttacagtCCGATCCGCGGATCCGCCGTAATATCAAAGAAAAAAAAGCGCTTTGTTATcattaagcccctgggtgggccaagtcccaggggcatttctTTAGAAATGAGGGGGGGTACTCCTGGCCTcctccccctgccccagggaccgccacctcccaggggcttataatgtgtatgtgggggggaccgtgtgccccctcccgctgccctggggaccaccacctccccggggcatttaaCAAATGATATGCGGGGGCCTGTGGCCTCCCCCactccctgggaaccaccacccccccagggcaattatttttaaaaaagaaaagggggttccTTTGGGACCCCAATTAGTCCCAGGTACCGCCACCCCCAGTGCAAATCTTTCAAAGAAacaaagggggtccctatgggacccccaagccctggggaccaccacaccccggggggcttctatatagatatatgtggGGTGGCCCATGGCCCCCCCCActttcccagggaccaccaccccggggcaaACAGAAAGCAATTGAAAGGGGGATCAGGTTCAGACCCCCAttagccctgggcaccaccacccccgggctatcttcacattggagcctcttatggccctggagaccacacacccccagggtcggctcctgctatgtccccaggtgtccacctctgggacataggtgtttgctgtttgacagcaggacctttaaagcaggtcccgctgtcaaacagaggagctttcatctctgtcccctgcacgcgtgcCAGGCAGCACGTATGGGCATTTTATtataataacaaaaatatatatggaCTATGAACACAGTCCCAGAACGCCCATAAAgtgcttaaaaaatatttttttaaacccaatacccatagctcagtgtgaaggtcacagacattcatactgagctttgggggttttcAGTAAGCTGGACTCCAAGTTTTgtacgcttgaaatgtgagcctaactataacgtccctccaacctttgtttatttcagtgaacatatatatatatatatatatatatatatatatatgtatatatatatatatagatatagatagatagatagatagatagatagatagatagatagatagatagatagatagatacattcaTGTATAGATACTtacagatagatagataagattgttttttctcatgtCAATATTGTTTTTTATCATTTCTCACAAATATTCCTCTTTAGAAACAAGTCCTGAAGGCTATGGACAACGCCAACCAAACTCTGGTGACTGAATTCATCCTGATGGGCCTGTCTACCATTCCTGAGGTCGAGGGTCTCTTTTTCATGATTTTCCTCCTGATCTACATAACTACCCTAGCTGGGAACATCCTCATCATCGCAGTAATACGCCTAGATCCACATCTTCACTCCGCAATGTATTACTTCATCTCTAACCTGTCCTTCTTAGACTGCTGTACTTCCACAGTCACTGTCCCTAAGATGCTGGCAGATCTTCTAGCTGAGAGGAAGACTATCTCGTTCACTGCCTGCATGATCCAGCTCTATTTCTTTATCAGCCTGGTGTCTATTGAGTGCCTCCTACTGGCGGCCATGGCATATGACCGCTACATTGCCATCTGTCACCCTCTGCATTACAGCAGCATGATGGACCAGCGTGCCTGCTCCTCATTGGCTGCTGGATTGTGGGTCAGTGGATACTTTTACTCCTCTGTGCATGTGATTTTGATGAGTAGGCTCTCGTTTTGCAGGTCCAATGAGATCCAACACTTTTTCTGTGACATCCCCCCTCTGCTGAAGCTTTCATGCTCCAACACATTCATCAACATCCTGGTCATACTTACATTGGGATGGTTCATCGGTTTTGGGGCTCTTCTCATTAAGATTGTCTCATATGCTTTCATTATCACCACCATCCTGAACATCAAGTCTTCTGAGGGCAGAGCCAAAGCCTTTTCCACTTGTGCTTCTCACCTGACAGTGGTCATTATCTTCTACGCGGTTCTGCTCTTCACCTATTTCCGGCCCACAACCACTAACTCATTCTACGTTGATAGGTTTGTGTCAGTGGTGTACAGCATCTTGACTCCCATGGTGAACCCAATGATCTATAGTCTCCGAAACACTGAGATGAAGAAGGCTGTCAGGAAAGCCATGAGTAGAATCCAGAGGAAGCCAAACCAAGCATAGGTTCTGACACAAGACTGTTGGCAGATGCAGCTCCTCAATTGTGCCCATCTCCTTGACATCTCTGTCAATGTAGGCTTTATAAGGTCACCAATCTCAGCCACACTTGGTGTACTGGTGATGAAAAAATGCCCTACTCCTGTAGTTAGACCTAAAGCCTAGTCTCCATTTTAGTTTCACATTTTTAGCTTGGTATCTTTATAACGTGACTCTTCACTTAGTCTCTGCTAAACACGAGAACACATTGCTTTAACATTATTCCTGATAGTCAGTGTTGTCCTGTAATCTGCTTATTCTGTCCAGGGATGAACATTTAGTACATGATACCCTTGCTACATTATTCTCTGTGCTTGTTAGGAGACAGCCTGCTTTTGCTAGATACACTAATGTGACTGTTCTGCGCCTCTGTCACAGAATGATAAAGAAGGAGCTTTGTTACATAAGCAGCATCAGTGCTGCACTCTTGGAGAGGAGCACTTTGTGCCAGATGATCATGGAACAgctgtgaactgtgactgagatgcagccctgctgact is part of the Pleurodeles waltl isolate 20211129_DDA chromosome 4_2, aPleWal1.hap1.20221129, whole genome shotgun sequence genome and encodes:
- the LOC138294032 gene encoding olfactory receptor 5V1-like, with the protein product MDNANQTLVTEFILMGLSTIPEVEGLFFMIFLLIYITTLAGNILIIAVIRLDPHLHSAMYYFISNLSFLDCCTSTVTVPKMLADLLAERKTISFTACMIQLYFFISLVSIECLLLAAMAYDRYIAICHPLHYSSMMDQRACSSLAAGLWVSGYFYSSVHVILMSRLSFCRSNEIQHFFCDIPPLLKLSCSNTFINILVILTLGWFIGFGALLIKIVSYAFIITTILNIKSSEGRAKAFSTCASHLTVVIIFYAVLLFTYFRPTTTNSFYVDRFVSVVYSILTPMVNPMIYSLRNTEMKKAVRKAMSRIQRKPNQA